In Helicobacter sp. MIT 99-5507, the sequence ATCACTTCTTGCCATTGCCACTTGCGCATCTGTCCTTGTAGTTACGAATCTAGGCACAGCAACAGCAGCAAGCACACCTAAAATAACGATAACGAATACCAACTCAATCATTGAGAAACCACTTCTTTTCATTCTAAACTCCTTGTGAAATAAAATTTCTTTTAACTCTAGTAGAGTAAAAGTAAATAGAATTTAAACATTTTTTTTTTTGAATACTTCCTTAAAAAGCTAATAATTATTTAGAAAAATTTTGCCTAATCACTTCATACACAGCGATACTAACACTATTTGCTAGGTTTATACTTCGTGCTTCATTAAACATTGGTATTTTTACTAGATTGTCTTTATTTGCTTCTAATATACTAGAATCTAGTCCCCTGTCCTCTCTTCCAAAATACAAAAAACATTCACTATCAAAATCTACATCAAAATAGTGTTTAGTCGCTTTTGTTGTAAAAAAGAAATGATTTTTATCTATTTTATTTTGTTGCCAAAAAGATTCTAGATTATCCCATTTTAACAAATCAACATCTTTAAAATAATCCATACCAGCGCGCTTTAAGCCCTTTGAATCTAGTAAAAAACCAAGTGGATAAACAAGATGCAATCTTGCATTACTAGCAATGCAAAGTCTGCCAATATTACCTGTGTTTTGTGGGATTCTAGGTTCTACTAAAACTATATTTATCAATACTGCACTCTTTAATTAAAATCAATTACTACTTCATAGTTTTTTCTATCTTTAATGATATCAAATGTAAAATTTAATTCACTACATAATTTGCCTAATATTTTTATGCCAAGTTTTGAGCTAAATAAATTTATATTACTTCCTTGTGTATTTTGTATTTTTATGATTTTAGAATCTAGTGAGATTTTTATCGTGCTTTTGCTTTGTGCATATGCAATCGCATTTTCAAAAATGGACATAAGCATTTTTAAAAATAGATTCTGTCTTGTATGAAGTATAAAATCATCACCAATGATTTCGACTTCTAATTCTCTATTTTTTAATAATAAATCAACTTTTGAAATAATATCTTTTATACTTTGTATTACGCTTATATCTGTTTTCTCATCAAAATCAAAGATATTAAAATAAAGCACACTTTGAATCTCAATATACAATCTTTTTATATCTTCATTGATATCATCAATAAAAGCATCTTTTTTGTATTCTTGATTGTGTTGGAATTTTTCAACCCTTGCTTTTAAGATAGCAAGTGGAGTTTTTAGCTCATGTGTAGCAGTGGCAAACAAATCTTTATCTTTAATACGAAGTTCTTCAAATCGATGAATAAGCATATTTAGTGCAGATTCTATTTGTTTTATTTCATCGCCTACATTTTTTCCATTTGTGTAAAATTCATTTCCACTTTTGTAATTTTTGCATTGATTTGCAAGGTAATTTAGCGGTGATAAAAGCTTTCGTATAAAATAGATTCCAAGTATTCCAATGATGATTAAATATATCAAATGTTGCAAGATTAATTGCATTGCTGTTTCATAAATATGTTTTTTTACTGCAATATCACTACTTTTTAGATTGAAATATGTTCCATTTGGAAGTTTTTTTGATACGGCTATCTCGCCTTTTTTTGGCTTATATCTCTCTTTTGTAAAGAAAAATAATATTTCTCTTCCACCGATTTTTTCTATCACAGAAGTCATGTGCGGAATGTGATATAAAAAATCTAGATTTGTTTTGTCATTGTATTTTTTGACATAATCATAGCTTTCATTTATAGAATGCCATAAAAGTATTTCTAAATCTTGTCTTTTTTCGTTATTGATATATATGATTGCTAGTGTGATATTTGTAAGAAAATATATACTTGTAAGCATTAGAAAAAAAATCGTGATTTTATTTGTAAGTAGCCTTGATTTAATCAATCATAAATCCCCTTGTCTTAATTGTTTTTATGATTTTTGGATTAATCTTTTTCCTAAGTCTTGAGATTAGTTCATCTATGCTATTTGAGAGTATATTTTCTGGGTGAAGATATAGTGCATCTATGATTTCATTTTTGCTAAAAACATATCCTCTTTTTGATAAAAGTAAAAATAACAATGTATTTTCATTTTTGCTTAGCATTATTTGTTTGTCATTTCTTGTTATTTGTTTTGTTTCTAAATTTATTATCGTATCTTCAAATATAAATTCGCTAGATTGGAATCTGCGTCCAAGTGCTAAGATTCTTGCTTTTAATTCTTTATTATCAAATGGCTTTTCTAGATAATCATCAGCACCTTTTAGTAGCCCGCTTACTTTATCATCTACGCTACATAATGCACTAATGACTAAGATACCCATATTTGGATTTTTGTTTTTTGCATATTTTATTATGTCACTCATGATATCTATGCCACAAAATTTTCTATCAAGCACTAAAACAGCATAAGAATATGAATCTAAATAATAAATAATGTCGTCTTTAGTGCTAACTGCATCAACATTAAATCCATCAAATTGTAGATTCTCCCTAAGTAATTCAAGTAATATTTCTTCGTCATCAGCAATTAGGATTCTAAACAATTATCTCTCCAAGGCATCATATATAAACATTTTTAAATAATCTTTTCCAAACATTGCATATAATTTATTTATTATTCTATCTTTATTGTCATCATTTATCATAACTTCTATTTTGCCATAGTCAATTCTTCCTGTGACTTTTTCTTTTGCGCTTTGTAATAATTTTGTATTATATTGTTTGCATGGAAAATAATAAAATACATCAAATTTATCTTCAAGCAAACAATCTATGATTATATCTTTATACTCATCTCTAAAATAAATACATAGAATCTTATCCATATAATTTCACCTTTTTTGCTAAAGTTTTAAATGCTGGTGGTAATATCAAAAGTGTTAAAATACTTGATGTTGCAAGTCCGCCAAGTATTACTACTGCAAGTGGTCTTTGTATCTCGCTTCCAACTCCATTTGATAACAATAATGGAAGTAGCCCAAATCCTGCGATAAATGCAGTCATCAATACTGGTCTTAATCTCCTTTGAGCGCCAATTCTTACAGCATCATCTATACTATATCCACTTTTTATCAATGAAATAAAATAACTCACCATTACAAGTCCATTTAATATTGCAATACCAAATAATGCGATAAATCCAACAGAAGATGGCACAGAAATATATTCACCTGTAATAAATAATGCTATAAGTCCACCTGTTACTGCAAATGGTATATTTAATAAAATCAAAAGCGCAATAGATATGGACTTAAATGTAAAAAATAATATAAAAAATATTACAATAATACTAAGTGGAATAATAGTCATAAGCTTTGCTTGTGCTCTTTGCTGATTCTCAAATTGTCCGCCATAAGTAATGCTATATCCTTCATCTAGCTTTATAGTAGAATTTATTTTTTGTTTTATTTCTTCTACATATCCACCTAAATCTCTACCTTCTACATTGCTTCTTACTACACTATTGCGATAGGTGTTTTCTCTATTTACTTGCACTGGACCTTCGATTTGTTTTATATCTGCAATAGCATTAATTGGCACACTTTTGCCGCTTTTTGTAACCAATTCTAGACTTTTGAATTTATCTATATCATTTTTTATGTTTTTATCCATTCTAATTATTACAGGTGTTGTTATAAATCCTTTTGGTATATTTGCAACCATAATGCCATCAAGCGATGATTGTAAAAATTTTTGAAATTCTGTGATACTAATGCCTAGATTTGCTAGATTTGTTTTATTTGGCGTAATTTGTAAATATGTGAATCCTTCATTTATCGCTGTAAATATCTCACTTGAACCTTTTATACTTCCAAGCAGTTCAGCAACTTCATTGCTAAGTTCATTTAATCTATCAATGTCACTTCCAAATATTTTTATAGCTATATCACCACGCGCTCCAGTTAGCATTTCAGATGTCCTCATTTCAATAGGTTGGGTAAATCCAAAGCTAATACCTTTAAAATTGACTAGAGCATTTTTTATTTTTTCTTGAATTTCTTCTTTTGTTTTTACTTCCCACTCATCTTTTGGTTTTAGCACAATAAAAGTATCGCTTTGATTTAATCCCATAGGATCAAGCCCTATCTCATCGCTGCCTGTCCTTGCAATAATACTTTTTATCTCACTTACTTCACTTAGTAATTGTTTTTGGACTCTTAAGTTTAAATCTTTTGATTGTTCAAGTGATATTGATGGAGGCGTCTCAATGCTAAGTATTATATCGCCTTCATCAAGTGTTGGCATAAATTCGCTACCAATAAATAAAATAAGACTAAAACAAGCTGCTAAAAATATCAATGCAGATGCAAATACTATCTTTATATGTTTTAGTGCAAAATTTAATAATGGCTTATATAGTTCTAAGAAAAATTTATTTATTAAGGTATCTTTGTGTGGTGTTTGTTTTAGTATAAATGAGCTTACTACTGGAATCACACTTAGTGATAATAAGAGAGAGCCAAATAATGCAAATACTATTGATATTGCAACAGGTTTAAATAGTTTTCCTTCTAATCCCTCTAAACTTAAAAGTGGCATAAAAAATAAAATAATAATCAAGATTCCACTAAATACAGGAAGCGAAACTTCTTTTGCAGCACGATATATTATATGTAATCTATCGAGTTTGCTTTCTTTTTGGCTTAAGTGTGCAAATATATTTTCAACCATAACAACAGCAGAATCTACAAGCATTCCAACTGCAATAACCAATCCACCAAGGCTCATAAGATTTGCACTAATGCCAAAGATTTTCATCATAATAAATGCAAATAATAATGCAAGTGGCAAGATAATACTTACTGCAATAGCTGCCCTTATATTTCCTAAAAATAAAAACAATGTAATAATAATTAGCACAACAGCTTCTATTAATACTTTTGTTACGCTATTTACAGCTTTTTGCGTAAGATTTGATCGATCATAAAATATATCTAGGCTCACTCCATCTGGTAGTTTTAATTCTTCTAATCGTTTTTTTATCTCATCGATGGCTTCTTTTGTATTTGCACCTTTTAATGACAAGACCAAACCTTGTGTAGCCTCACCAATTCCATCTTTTGTAACAAATCCTAGTCTTGTTATATACTCATCATTTACTTCTGCAAAATCACTCAATTTTACAAATCCATCTTTTGATGGTATTGGAATCTGCTCTATTTCATTTATATCTAGTGCACTTGTTTGGACTTTTACAATAAGAGATTCTCCTGCTACATTTATGCGTCCTGCACCTGAATTGTTTAGATTCTCGCTAAGTATCGTTTCAATATCACTTATTGCTATGCCTAGATTTGCCATTTTTGTAAAATTTGGTGAAATTGTCACTGCACGCACATATCCACCTAGTGAATTTACATCAGCTACACCTTTGATATTTCTAAGAGCTGGTCTTATTGTAAAATCTAATAACTCCCTTTTTTCAGTTTGTGAGATATTTCCTTCAATTACAAACATCATCATTTCACCAAGTGGTGTTGTAATAGGTGCCATTCCACCGCTTACTCCCGGTGGTAAATCACCCATTATCCCACTTAGTTTTTCAGCGACCATGTTCCTTACTTTGTAGATATCCATGCCTTCTTCAAAATCAATAGTGATATCTGCTATGGCGTATTTTGATATGCTTCTTAATATCTTTTGTCCCTCTAAGCCTAAAAGCTCGCTTTCAATTGGACGGACAACTCTATTTTCTACTTCTGTTGGTCCCATTCCTGGAGCTTTTAATATAATCTTTACTTGTGTTGATGAAATATCTGGAAATGCATCTATTGGAATCTTTATAAATGAGTAGAATCCAGCTATAAATATTACAATCCCAAAAATAATAATAACAATCCTTTGTCTAAGGCAAAATTCTATAATACTCTTTAGCATTTATCCATCCTCTTATTCAAAGCTAAGCCCGCTCATAGCACCTTTTAGAACGATGATAGAACCATTTGCAAGATTTGTTTGGAGTCCAAAATTATCTTTTTTGATTAAGAATCCATTGTTGATTTCTTTTACTATTTCTATTTTTGTTGGCATAAATCCATTTTGTGTTTTTACAAAAACAATACTATCATTGCCAATCTTTGTTACTACATCTCGAGTTATTGCAATAGTATCTTTAGGATTATCTACCAATATAAAAGTATCTATATTGCTACCAGCTTGTAATTTTTTGTAATTAATATTTGCTGTTGCATTGATTGTATTTGTATCTGTATCTATTGCTATTGATACAGAATTTATATTGCCAATTTCAATTTTTGTATTTTTATCTTTGATGAAAACTTTTGCATTTTTTTGTATATCTAAAGCATTGTTTTGTGGTATTTTTATATTTGCTTGCATTTTGCTATTATCATTTGTGATGATTATATAAGGACTAAAAGCTTCTACTTTTTGCGCACTTTTACTAGGACCAACTGCTAGAATCCCGCTTATTTGTGCTATCACAGGATAGCCAAAACCTTGTGCATTTGGGTTTATTCCGATTTGCTTGATAATAGAATCTAAATCTTTTAGCTTTAATTCTAATTCATTTGCAAGTAGATAGCTGTTTTGATATTCTCTTTGGGATATTACTCCGCTTTCAAATAATTCTTTATCTTTTTTTACATTGTTTTGTGCGATTTGATATTTGGATTCTGTGTTTTTGTATTCATATACTAGGTTTGATAGAGAATCTGATATGATATTACAAATCACATCCCCTTTTTTTACATAATCACCTTCAAATTTTTTGATATTTGAAATTGTTATTTCAAATGGACTTACTTGTTTGATTGATGCTTGATTGCTAAAATCAAGACTAGAGGCAAATGGGCCAATCATATAATATTCGCTAAAATCTGGTTTTGTTATACCTATGCCTAATTTTTGCATTTGAATATCATTTAGTATTATCTCATCATAACCAAACATAAAATTTAGCAAAAATAGTGAGATATAGATAATTCTCTTCATTTTGTTTCCTTTGTTTTGATTTCTATTCCAAGACTTTCTTCTAGTAATGATAATGTATTGATATAATTTAATTTTTCTTGCGTGAGATTTATTCTGCTATTTAGATAATTATTTTTTGTATCAAGATATTCAAATACACTAATAACACCTGCATCAAAACCTTTTTGCATAATATCAAAGAGATTCTTAGCATTTTGCTCATTTTGTGTTTGTAATTCTATAACTTCTTTTTGTTGTATTAATTGCTCTTTATATGAATTTGCATTTTGTTTGATTTGCATTGATGTTATTTGATTTTGTCTTATGCTTGCACTTTGTAATTCGAGTAATGCTTGTTGTTGATAATTTGCTTGCGAGGTAAATGGAAGTGGAATGACAAACTTTAAGTCAATGCTATTTTGCCCTATCGTATAGCCTGCCCCAATTTGCATACTATTCATTCTGCTTCTACTTATGACTTTTGCACTTTGTTCATAATCTAGTGCATCTAATTTTAGGATTTCGTTGTATATAGAATTGCTTACATAAAAATCTATATTTATATCATCTATATATGAAAAAAATAAATTATTAATTCCACTAAAATTATCATCACCAACTAGAATCTTTAATTTATCTAGTGTATCTTTTAATAGTATTTGATGTGATTTTAACAAAGATAGAGTATTTGAATAATCATTCTTAAATCTAAGCAATTCTGCCTTGGAGATTCTATTTGCATTAAATCTTTTTTGTGCTATTTCTAGTGCGTCTTTTGCTAATGCTTCTTTGTCTTTATATATTTGTTCTTGTTCTTTATAGATTGTGTATGTTAAGTAATTTCGTTTTGCACTTATTGCTATTATATTTTTTTGTAACTCTGTAATTTTTATATTTTTATTTACTTTTGTTGTGTAGCTATCTTTTATAACTCCGCTTACCCAAGGCATTTGTGGCGTTAGCATCAGCAATATTTGTGCTTGTGTTTCAAACTTATTCGTTCCTGCGACTCTATTAAAACTAGGACTAATTTCAATATATGGAGATTCCCATGAATTTGCAGCATATCCTTCATTTTGCAATGATTTTGTCATTGCATTTTGAAATATGATTTCTTTTGAATTATCATAGACTTTATCTAAAAAATCTTCATAACTAATCTCATTACAATATACAATACATAATATTGATGTAATTATTACAAATAATTTAGCCATACTTTCCTACTAAAATTGATTTTTGGAATGCTAAAATATTTTGTATGAGAAAATTATGAAATGGTATGTAAGAGCCTAACAAGGCTTTTAACCTTGTTATGATTTATCAATGAAGATCGTGCCAGATTTTTCTTTTCCATAAATATGCAAGAATTGCCATAATTATCATAAAGCCAATTAGAATTTTACCTACAAATTCTCTTTGATCTTTTTTGCTATCGCCAATCTTTTCTAGATAAGCAATAACTTTTTCTTGAGAATCTTGTGTTAGTCCAACTCTAGGCATTGATGTCCCTACCAAAGTTTTTTGTGGATCATTTATAAATTTATTTAGAGTTTCTTCACCTCTGCTTCTTATCATCATAGATAAGTCAGGAGCTTTTGCACCCATATAATTTACAATTGTATCACTTGGTGTTAGTGCCACAACTTTGTCATATTTTACACTATGGCATCTTACACAAGATTCTTCAAATATCTCTTTATTGCTTAGCTGTACATTAGCGGCTAATGATTTAAAGTATGCGACCATATCTCCTAATTCAGCATCACTTACTAGTGTTGGAGTCATAGGGAATGGTTTAGTATCATTAAATTTATGGGTAAGTTTTAGTGCTTTTACAGGATCTTTTATTAAATTTGCTAAAAATTTACCATCATAAATTGCACCAATATTTGATAAATCAGGAGGCACTACGCCATATGCAGATGCTGCAAGATCATTTGTTAACAATGCAGGATATCCATCTTTTTGAATGCTATGACAAGCTACACAATAAGTAGTTGCTAATACTTTTCCATTTTCAACATTTCCAGTAGTTGGAAGATCTTCTAAGTCGCTAAATTTGAAATCAGCAGGAGCTGTTTTTGGATGGAATACGGAATGTGCCAATGGCTCAACGCCCCAATATAGGATTCCAACTACAATAGCTACAAATGCAAAGATTTTTAACTCTCTTAATGCACTCATTTTGCACC encodes:
- a CDS encoding type II secretion system protein, with the protein product MKRSGFSMIELVFVIVILGVLAAVAVPRFVTTRTDAQVAMARSD
- a CDS encoding tRNA (cytidine(34)-2'-O)-methyltransferase; translation: MINIVLVEPRIPQNTGNIGRLCIASNARLHLVYPLGFLLDSKGLKRAGMDYFKDVDLLKWDNLESFWQQNKIDKNHFFFTTKATKHYFDVDFDSECFLYFGREDRGLDSSILEANKDNLVKIPMFNEARSINLANSVSIAVYEVIRQNFSK
- a CDS encoding sensor histidine kinase KdpD, coding for MIKSRLLTNKITIFFLMLTSIYFLTNITLAIIYINNEKRQDLEILLWHSINESYDYVKKYNDKTNLDFLYHIPHMTSVIEKIGGREILFFFTKERYKPKKGEIAVSKKLPNGTYFNLKSSDIAVKKHIYETAMQLILQHLIYLIIIGILGIYFIRKLLSPLNYLANQCKNYKSGNEFYTNGKNVGDEIKQIESALNMLIHRFEELRIKDKDLFATATHELKTPLAILKARVEKFQHNQEYKKDAFIDDINEDIKRLYIEIQSVLYFNIFDFDEKTDISVIQSIKDIISKVDLLLKNRELEVEIIGDDFILHTRQNLFLKMLMSIFENAIAYAQSKSTIKISLDSKIIKIQNTQGSNINLFSSKLGIKILGKLCSELNFTFDIIKDRKNYEVVIDFN
- a CDS encoding response regulator transcription factor, whose amino-acid sequence is MFRILIADDEEILLELLRENLQFDGFNVDAVSTKDDIIYYLDSYSYAVLVLDRKFCGIDIMSDIIKYAKNKNPNMGILVISALCSVDDKVSGLLKGADDYLEKPFDNKELKARILALGRRFQSSEFIFEDTIINLETKQITRNDKQIMLSKNENTLLFLLLSKRGYVFSKNEIIDALYLHPENILSNSIDELISRLRKKINPKIIKTIKTRGFMID
- a CDS encoding DUF3240 family protein, with the protein product MDKILCIYFRDEYKDIIIDCLLEDKFDVFYYFPCKQYNTKLLQSAKEKVTGRIDYGKIEVMINDDNKDRIINKLYAMFGKDYLKMFIYDALER
- a CDS encoding efflux RND transporter permease subunit yields the protein MLKSIIEFCLRQRIVIIIFGIVIFIAGFYSFIKIPIDAFPDISSTQVKIILKAPGMGPTEVENRVVRPIESELLGLEGQKILRSISKYAIADITIDFEEGMDIYKVRNMVAEKLSGIMGDLPPGVSGGMAPITTPLGEMMMFVIEGNISQTEKRELLDFTIRPALRNIKGVADVNSLGGYVRAVTISPNFTKMANLGIAISDIETILSENLNNSGAGRINVAGESLIVKVQTSALDINEIEQIPIPSKDGFVKLSDFAEVNDEYITRLGFVTKDGIGEATQGLVLSLKGANTKEAIDEIKKRLEELKLPDGVSLDIFYDRSNLTQKAVNSVTKVLIEAVVLIIITLFLFLGNIRAAIAVSIILPLALLFAFIMMKIFGISANLMSLGGLVIAVGMLVDSAVVMVENIFAHLSQKESKLDRLHIIYRAAKEVSLPVFSGILIIILFFMPLLSLEGLEGKLFKPVAISIVFALFGSLLLSLSVIPVVSSFILKQTPHKDTLINKFFLELYKPLLNFALKHIKIVFASALIFLAACFSLILFIGSEFMPTLDEGDIILSIETPPSISLEQSKDLNLRVQKQLLSEVSEIKSIIARTGSDEIGLDPMGLNQSDTFIVLKPKDEWEVKTKEEIQEKIKNALVNFKGISFGFTQPIEMRTSEMLTGARGDIAIKIFGSDIDRLNELSNEVAELLGSIKGSSEIFTAINEGFTYLQITPNKTNLANLGISITEFQKFLQSSLDGIMVANIPKGFITTPVIIRMDKNIKNDIDKFKSLELVTKSGKSVPINAIADIKQIEGPVQVNRENTYRNSVVRSNVEGRDLGGYVEEIKQKINSTIKLDEGYSITYGGQFENQQRAQAKLMTIIPLSIIVIFFILFFTFKSISIALLILLNIPFAVTGGLIALFITGEYISVPSSVGFIALFGIAILNGLVMVSYFISLIKSGYSIDDAVRIGAQRRLRPVLMTAFIAGFGLLPLLLSNGVGSEIQRPLAVVILGGLATSSILTLLILPPAFKTLAKKVKLYG
- a CDS encoding efflux RND transporter periplasmic adaptor subunit gives rise to the protein MKRIIYISLFLLNFMFGYDEIILNDIQMQKLGIGITKPDFSEYYMIGPFASSLDFSNQASIKQVSPFEITISNIKKFEGDYVKKGDVICNIISDSLSNLVYEYKNTESKYQIAQNNVKKDKELFESGVISQREYQNSYLLANELELKLKDLDSIIKQIGINPNAQGFGYPVIAQISGILAVGPSKSAQKVEAFSPYIIITNDNSKMQANIKIPQNNALDIQKNAKVFIKDKNTKIEIGNINSVSIAIDTDTNTINATANINYKKLQAGSNIDTFILVDNPKDTIAITRDVVTKIGNDSIVFVKTQNGFMPTKIEIVKEINNGFLIKKDNFGLQTNLANGSIIVLKGAMSGLSFE
- a CDS encoding TolC family protein yields the protein MAKLFVIITSILCIVYCNEISYEDFLDKVYDNSKEIIFQNAMTKSLQNEGYAANSWESPYIEISPSFNRVAGTNKFETQAQILLMLTPQMPWVSGVIKDSYTTKVNKNIKITELQKNIIAISAKRNYLTYTIYKEQEQIYKDKEALAKDALEIAQKRFNANRISKAELLRFKNDYSNTLSLLKSHQILLKDTLDKLKILVGDDNFSGINNLFFSYIDDINIDFYVSNSIYNEILKLDALDYEQSAKVISRSRMNSMQIGAGYTIGQNSIDLKFVIPLPFTSQANYQQQALLELQSASIRQNQITSMQIKQNANSYKEQLIQQKEVIELQTQNEQNAKNLFDIMQKGFDAGVISVFEYLDTKNNYLNSRINLTQEKLNYINTLSLLEESLGIEIKTKETK
- a CDS encoding c-type cytochrome; translated protein: MSALRELKIFAFVAIVVGILYWGVEPLAHSVFHPKTAPADFKFSDLEDLPTTGNVENGKVLATTYCVACHSIQKDGYPALLTNDLAASAYGVVPPDLSNIGAIYDGKFLANLIKDPVKALKLTHKFNDTKPFPMTPTLVSDAELGDMVAYFKSLAANVQLSNKEIFEESCVRCHSVKYDKVVALTPSDTIVNYMGAKAPDLSMMIRSRGEETLNKFINDPQKTLVGTSMPRVGLTQDSQEKVIAYLEKIGDSKKDQREFVGKILIGFMIIMAILAYLWKRKIWHDLH